The Christiangramia forsetii KT0803 DNA segment TTTAGCCAATACTTTATTACAGGATTCAGCAATAATTTCATCTCCTTTTGTAATTACTGCGCCAAAAGGACCACCATTATCCATATCTCTGCCTTCACGGGCAAGATCTATTGCCCTACTCATCATTTTCTTTTGTAAATCCTTTATTTTCATAATACTACAAAATTACAGTTTTCTCTGAATTTTACTGGCTATTTCACAGTATTCAGCATAAGATTAAGTACATTTTAAGGTTCCAATATGTAAGTCTAAAAATACTATTAAAACTTTGCCAAATCTAGCCTAAGAGGCTTGGTAAGCCCTTAAGAAATAAGTTTATTTAACTAAATAAAAAATCGATAATATGGAGACTATATTTGAATTTGTGAATATTGATAAAAGTGAAAATCTGGAAGCTTTTACCCAGAAAAAATTAAATAAACTTGAGACTAAATATGATTGGATCGTAAGAGCCAATATTTTTTTTAAAAGAGACGAAAATAAAAAACCAAACGGATATATTACTGAAGTAAGATTAAGTGCTCCGGGACCTGAGATATTCGCTCAATCGGATGAGAATTCTTTTGAAGCTTCAATTGCTGAAACTACTAGGGATCTGGATAGACAATGTGAAAAGCGTAAAGCTAAAATGAGTACGCATTAAGCTTATTATTTATAGATATAGCAAAGCCCTTTCTACCGAAAGGGCTTTTTATTTTTATTCAGTTTGGAAATAATTCCTAGGCTTTTAAGCCTTTTTCATCCAATTTTTCTTTAAAATCATTGATAATACCACCCTTTATTAAAATATTTATCTGGCGGTCACTCATGGTATGTTTAGTCTCGAATTCTTCTGTGCCACCAGATTTCTTCTCGACAATTACCTGAATATTATTTCTACTTTCAACATTCTTTTTCAGATTCTTAAATTTTACAGTATCACCCTGCTCTATTTTATCGTAGTCTGCAATATCTAAGAATTCAAGAGGTAGAATACCAAAATTCACTAAATTTTGCCAGGCAATACGTGCGTATGAATTTGCGATAACGGCAACCTGTCCTAAATATTTTGGAGCTAATGCCGCATGTTCTCTACTGGATCCCTGGGCATAATTATCTTTAGCTACTACAATATGTCCACCAAATTCTTCTTTGGCCTTCATTGCCCTATCATAAAAAGTATCATCAATTACGATGTAAGAATATTTACTAATTTCCGGTAGATTACTTCTGAATGGCAACACCTCTGCCCCTGCTTTCAAAATTCCATCAGTAGAAATATTATCTCCCATTTTCAATAGAACCGGAACTTTATAATCATCCAGAATTGGATCTATATGAGGTAATGATTGAATGTTTGGTCCTTTCTTTAATTCTACATCGGTACCATCCTCTAAGGGAGCAACCAACATTTCAGTATTAATAATTTCTAATTCAGGTTTTTCAAACTTTGGATAGCTCATATCATAAAGCTTTTCCATGTCTCTGGGATCAGTAATTTTACCGGTTAAGGCAGAAGCTGCTGCAGTTTCCGGACTACATAAGTAAACCTGATCATCTGCTGTTCCAGATCTATCGGGGAAATTTCTTGGCATCGTCCTTAAACTGATCGTGTTTGAAGCCGGTGCCTGCCCCATCCCAATGCATCCCATGCAACCTGATTGATGAAATCTCGCTCCAGCGGTGATTAGGTTCGCAAAAGCCTTATTTTCAATCATATTCTGAATCATTTGTCTTGAAGTAGGATTGATATCAAAAGAAACATCATTATTGACAGATTTCCCTTTTACAATAGCCCCTGCGATCCAGAAATCCCTCAATCCCGGATTGGCAGAAGATCCCACCACAACCTGACTAATAGGTTTACCGGCTACTTCACTTACAGGCACCACATTTCCAGGGCTTGTAGGTTTTGCTATTAGAGGAACCAACTCATCAAGAATTATTTCCTCATGAAAATCATACTCGCAACCTTCATCTGCTTTTAATTCAGACCAGTCTGCTTCTCTATCCTGAGATTTTAAAAAACGTTTGGTTTCTTCATCACTCGGGAAAACTGTAGTTGTAGCTCCCAATTCTGCTCCCATATTTGCGATTACGTGACGATCCATGGCGCTTAAGTGCTTTAACCCGTCTCCATAATATTCTATTACCTTCCCTACTCCTCCTTTTACATCATATCTTCTAAGCATTTCCAGGATAACGTCTTTCGCGCTTACCCAATCTGGTAATTTCCCGGTAAGCTTCACTCCCATTACTTTTGGCATTTTTACAAAATAGGGTTGTCCGGCTATAGCTGCTGCAACATCCAAACCTCCTGTACCAATAGCAAGCATCCCTAGAGAACCAGCTGCAGGCGTATGACTATCAGAACCAATCATGGTTTTACCAGGTTTTCCAAATCGTTGCATATGTACGGGGTGGCTTACACCATTTCCGGGCCTGCTATACCATAGCCCAAAACGTTGAGCTGCGGAAAGTAGAAATAAGTGATCATCAGCATTTTTGAAATCTGTTTGAAGAAGATTATGGTCAACATATTGAACGGCAACCTCTGTTTGAGCTTTTTTTAAGCCCATGGCTTCCAGTTCCAGCTGTACTAAAGTTCCGGTAGCATCTTGCAATAAGGCCTGGTCTATTTTAATACCAATTTCTTTTCCCGGTTCCATTTCACCTTCTAAAAGATGTTCTTTAATAAGCTTTTGCGTGACATTAAGTTTTGACATAGTTGGAATTTTAAACTTTAAATTAGGAACTTTTGATGTAAGAATTGTTCCATTTAACAGAACCTTAGTTTTAAAATTTAAATCGCTACTAAGGAGCTGGAAATAATTAGTATTTGAGAATACCCTATATTTAACTGAGAAATACTATTGAGATAGATGAATCAAATAATAAAACGAGCAATTGTTGGAGGTGTGGTTTCCACTATAGTCATGGGAACAGGCGCATTTATTTTAGGACAAATCTCCGGTTACAAGGCGATGGAATTATTGAAAAATTCCATGTCTGGGATTAACATGCTTTGTAATACTGTGATTCTGGGATCTACCACCATTCTTGCCCTTATGCTAACGCTTCTAGGCCTTAGTCGCTCTTCGGAATCCAGACTAACCGACAGGCATTATAAAGATGTTTTGATGATCGCAAAATCTGACACTATTCTAATTGTTGCAGCGGTTATTACTTTTCTCATGCTCAATTTGCCAATTAGCGAGTCTGAAGAAGTGGGAAGTGCATGGTATCAAACCATTTACTATGTAAGTCTTGGAATGGCGTCTTTACTGGGCGGAGGTTTTATTGCGGTAGTAATGATGCTCTATGGTACTATAACCAATGTTATTTTGATCGTTGGCCTGAATATAAAGGAGCATCCTCTTATTTCTACTGAAGAAGCAGAAGAGGCTGAAGAACAGGAACAAAAAGAAAAAGAAGAAAAAAAGTAGTTTTATTAAAATAAGAAAAGGGCATTTAGAAAGAAAATCTAGCTGACGGATTTGCTGAATTCAAGACAATCGTGGTCAAAAAGAATCTTTCAAAATAGCCCTTTTTTAAAAAAATTATTTTACTATTTAACTTTTACCAAGTTTATTTAGTAGATCAATTTGATCTCCCTCCTCAAGATTAAAAGCCGGCTTTCCTTTTCTTGGAAATAGAAAAGTAAATGGCGTATCAAATGCCGCCCAACTTTCAGCAAGCCCATAATCGTTATTTTCATTCTTCATTTCGGGTCTAATGAAAGTATTCAGTTCAGAATCATAATCAGATCCCACCGCATCTTCTCCGGGGAATAACATTCCGTCATTAATTTCAGTATAGATCACTACAGAAGCGCCTTCGTTGCCAGGTAGGTCAAAAATATTTATGTCAAAACTGTCAAGTACTTTATCTTTTGCAGTTAGATCTTTTGTTTTAAAATCATCTTTGAAATTATTCCTTGGATGGGCAT contains these protein-coding regions:
- a CDS encoding aconitate hydratase, encoding MSKLNVTQKLIKEHLLEGEMEPGKEIGIKIDQALLQDATGTLVQLELEAMGLKKAQTEVAVQYVDHNLLQTDFKNADDHLFLLSAAQRFGLWYSRPGNGVSHPVHMQRFGKPGKTMIGSDSHTPAAGSLGMLAIGTGGLDVAAAIAGQPYFVKMPKVMGVKLTGKLPDWVSAKDVILEMLRRYDVKGGVGKVIEYYGDGLKHLSAMDRHVIANMGAELGATTTVFPSDEETKRFLKSQDREADWSELKADEGCEYDFHEEIILDELVPLIAKPTSPGNVVPVSEVAGKPISQVVVGSSANPGLRDFWIAGAIVKGKSVNNDVSFDINPTSRQMIQNMIENKAFANLITAGARFHQSGCMGCIGMGQAPASNTISLRTMPRNFPDRSGTADDQVYLCSPETAAASALTGKITDPRDMEKLYDMSYPKFEKPELEIINTEMLVAPLEDGTDVELKKGPNIQSLPHIDPILDDYKVPVLLKMGDNISTDGILKAGAEVLPFRSNLPEISKYSYIVIDDTFYDRAMKAKEEFGGHIVVAKDNYAQGSSREHAALAPKYLGQVAVIANSYARIAWQNLVNFGILPLEFLDIADYDKIEQGDTVKFKNLKKNVESRNNIQVIVEKKSGGTEEFETKHTMSDRQINILIKGGIINDFKEKLDEKGLKA
- a CDS encoding HPF/RaiA family ribosome-associated protein; the protein is METIFEFVNIDKSENLEAFTQKKLNKLETKYDWIVRANIFFKRDENKKPNGYITEVRLSAPGPEIFAQSDENSFEASIAETTRDLDRQCEKRKAKMSTH